ATAACGGATTTTGACCTCTTCCGAGCGTGTAGCTTTGATGTTTTTATAGCAGCTCGAGCTATATAATGTTGctaaaaatagcaaaataatataagcgaAGAAACGCGTGTGATTTTTgatatacacagaaaaaagcAAGTGtatcaaatcaaaacttatatattcatacaaaTGCGtgcattgtttcatatatacgcaacaatttataatcttcttggaagaatttaaattttaaaattaattaaaaatcttaaattttaacaatattaaaatcttatttcaatactacgattgtcatttcaagaataaaataattattttaactctaagaaaattataatcttcgatttgaacatgtgttattttttctatccaacattttttcctcttcgttcaagaaaattattcttaaataacaagaatatatttttctttgttgaactatttaaaatgtcttcatccaagcaaattttctttgtttaacgcaatataatctcatttcaagatttacattttgaaactaaagatattgtcaaaataagaatattctttttttctgtgtagatATCTAATATCTTTCTTCACCTGCTCGATggaaatgaaatgaaaaacCGAGATGAGAATTAACGGTTCTCGTTTTACACCGTGTAAAGCTTTATCTAAGGTACATTTACGAGATATTAAAACGGAATGTTAAAACGTTATTTAACTGAACATAAACACGTGCAACTTCGGAGATGCCTATTAGACAAGACACGTTACGTTAGTCATAATTATTAGTCATAATTACATCTAACTGTCATTCGTAAAAGGATGATTTAAAAGCCTACGTGAGCTTAAGAGAAATCAtgctgatatatattttacaggcACAAGttaagtatatacataattatctttttatgacAACTATCTTCCTACCCTCTCCCccccatctctctctctctctctctctctccttctttttctaGCCATgcagtaatttaattatatttcttccaGGTCATGACTTATCCATTTAAAACCGAGAACGTGCCGCGAGATGTTCACATTTCAAtccaatatacaaaaaaaaaaaaactgctaCGAGATGAGAATtcacgcgtgcgcgcgcgcacgggTCATTCTCATTTGGCACAATGGAAATCGCAGGCAAATCCATTCTTATCCGCATGCTCTCGCAAACATTATTAACGACGATATCACagttagataatatataattttaaatctttttagtaaacaTCGATTTCGCAAACCTATAATATTcgtaaacttaatattttgcataatttatatatatatataaattgcaatttctTGCAAAACACTTTATTATGGATTTTACGATGGGAATTTTATGTAACACGAGCGCATGTGTATTATATCTACATTTTTCTCCGAAGCTATGTAACAATTATGTGTATATCGCTAATTCATCGCGTACGGAAAAAAACAATGCCAATTATGTCATCCGCATATCAGGCTATGATTTAGCGACGAGATTCACCTTGGGAGTCACTTGAAACTAGCACGAgagttttattaatgtattacaaGTGATCGATATactgcgttttttttttttttttttgacgattttaaaacttttttttcagataaaatataaatatatatcacgcATTATTATGCCATTGTTTTTGTAAGATTCAcacgttatttatttattttttttcttctccattATTACGCAATCGTCGATTacgattgattaattttgcCTCAGCTTTTGTAACGAGATAATTACTTAATCGCGTGGCGTAAGACGTTTTAATTAGATCTTTCGCGACTACAGCTACCCTGAAATACGTGGTGTCGCATTCCTCACAATGATAGGGATGGGGATGAAGAAAATACTCTGTCTCTCTCGCATTCCAGACGATGATTGACTCGACAGGTAATATTATTCGCGCGTATTCCATAACATATAGCACACGGTTTATTCTCGCGTTCCTCGAGCGATACTCGAAAACAGCGGACAGGTCGTTAAAGTCAAGTGCATTTATGTCATCGTCTACAGGTAGTAATACAGCAACAAGTGGTGCGAGGTATTAATTGCGTGTAAGAGCCGTTGCTCGAGGAGTCACAGTCGCCGTGATTGCGCGGAAGTATCAATTTCACGGGGGGGAGgactcgctctctttctctctctctctctcttgtgaAACATACGGACActctgtatgtatatgtgtatccGTGTGCCGACTCGCGACCTTCGCGGTCGACTCGAGGGATCATCCGAACCAAAACATTCCGAGCAATGTTATAGAATCGATTGAAATAACGCAATATATACTCATTATCGGAGTTTTGacggaaagaaaaaatatattcgcttctctctctctcgcaagAACAACTGTCAGGAGTAACAAGAGTTGGAACACAGCGACGTATGTGTACTTCGaaatcgaaagagagagagaaagagagagagagagagagagagagagagagaatctgtaatttttgtcactaatgaatatataatattcgcaCTCTGTACTAGAATCGCATCGAGCCTCCGAAAGACGCCAAAGAATGCATCCTCCACCGTGAGAAAGCTTAAGCTCACATCGTCCTGCCCTCCCCACCCTTTaccaccctctctctctctcgctcatcTCATCTTCTCGACTTACGTTCGTATGATGCTCCGCTCTTCTCCGGCAGCTGTTTCAGGACAAGGTCGCACCCGTTGCACTGAACACAGATCGTCGGCGACCTGGGGACTACCTCGCGCACAACAACACACCTCGCGGAGCGAGGGAACGAacctcgctctttctctctctctctctcctctcagCCGTCAGAGATTCAACCGCTCCGGTTTTCCGTGCCGAACGAAGTCATTCGTAATCTTTTACCGGGGGAGGATAATGGCGAGAGAAAACCAACCCGACACTGTTCACTCGGCGCCGTTTGCCGCGCATCTGCTCTCCCGCTGCTGCGGCTGCGATCGCGGGACCCGCGCGGGGGGCGGGAGGCTCGGCGGCGCGAAAGGGTCGCCGCGCAAACGCGGCGACAAGTGTGCCGCCCTACCGTGGACCAATCGCAGGCCGTCCTCGCACGTCGATGCGCACGGCACGTCGCTCGCGTCTCGCGTCTGCGTACAGGACGATTCACGAACTATATAGATAGTCGAGCTGATGCATGGAAAATTGGAAACTTACTTAATCGGCAACGGAAAGAACTGGGTTTTCCTTCATCCGTCCTggtttgtaaaatttcaatcttcGATCCAAATAAGTTGATACTgccatatattaaaattctgtatatataatttatgtaaaataatttatataacattatgtataatttgttctgtatataattaatatttacaagacTCTAGAGAATAAATGTGTGAATAACAATTGTCctgaaattatctttattattttaaggatTTTTCATACTCCGATGTCACAGACCTTGCAGCCAGCTTCACGAAATAATTCCCGAGACGAGAAGATTCTTCATGTAAAACACATATGATAgagatttgaaaaagaaaattccaTATCAGTTATTTAAAAGGAGATAACATTAGCGAAATGCACAATTGCAACTcatctttgtaatttataacgtAAATTTATGAAACTCGAAGCTTTGTATATGTACGAGAGAAAAAactgataataatgataaaagagtggtatgtatatgtacgtatacacTATGATTTCGCGATacaatgaataattttcatactGCAATTGTATCAGAAATCATGATCTTTTACTCAGATTGACAACTAATTTGATTTCTATCTTCATAAGTTATGtcaataatagattaataaatcgtatctataatatgcaaaattttggTGGCGAACacataaatgcaattttgtcaaaaacaatatcactttatatttttgattattacaCTTTATACTGGAATTCCTTATctgaagtaatttaaaaattttttaaactcattAAACATAAATCACATTAGGTCTGTCCGTTTTAGCTTAACTTGATGCACTAGTTCAGAGtttatctttttccttttgcATTTTGGAAGAAGAAAGATAAACTCTGGACTAGTGCAGCCAGTTCAGCTAAAACGGACAGACCCATTATGTACTTGCAAACAGATGaacattgatattaattaatttattaaatgtgcaTCTGTGTAAtcttataaagttattattttcaaacattttttaatgtatatttatatattttaacttataatcaacactaataaaatgataattagaACTGAATATTCAATTGTATAATTTGGCTTTTTTTCGCATATGTAACGTTCCAGGATCATTAAAAAGAGCACACTCTTTTCGAAATGCAGTTTCCttcaaatcatatataaaatcgttATTTAGAGGCTTCATTCGATTACGTATAGGACGTTGGTGTTTCAAATTATCAAGCGTAGAAGACACTTCTGACATCGAGCAAGATGCTTCCTTAACTTCTTTGATAGGTGCACTACtattttcattatcatttataCATTCCCTCGCATCGCTCTCAGCTTTTGCAGACTTATCAGAGTCTGTTTGCGCGATCGCATTTGTATCGCTTGAACCGAATATTACTTCCATCACCATTCGTTTAAGATCAGGATGAGCatctaatttttcaaatccATTATTCATCATATACTCTACCAAATTTGGTAGAGTATCTACTATCACAGTTTTATTGCTTTCTTCTTCAGCAATATCTtgattttcaacatttttgtttgattcttgttgtgtgtgtttatttgtAGTAGTAACTTCATTTTGTACAACAATGTTTGAATTGTTTAAATCTGCAGGTATTTTCGACTGACAGGACGATGCAGTTAAATCCATAATGTTGGGATCATTCACTTTCTCCTCTCTGGACGCATTCACTACGTCAAGGACGATATTTtcattacatgtatattcatTCTGTGGTATTTCAATTACTAAATCTGCTATAATTGCACGATTGTTTTGCGcgttatgtattttattacaatgcgCGACGCAATCGCATTTGACGAAACATTTGAAATCGCACAACTTGCAACGATATCGATTCCAACCGATATGAATTGCCATATGTCTACGTAGATTGGGCATGGATGTAAACTTTCGTTTACATAAAAGGCACTGCAGTTTCTGGAAGTTTGCGATGGTGGCTATTTTTTCCATTAGTAAAGTTTGACTCTTTTCATTCGACTGTACTGAAGATGGCAACTTGGAATTATCCTCCTGTACTTCAATCacatctttctctaaaatttaacaaatcaacaatttgattattttgataaaataaggacaatattaataacttaaaaaaaaaaaaaaaaaaatatatatatatatatatatatatatatatatatatatatatatatatatgttttaaatttacttaaacaaaacattttttcattgcaTTATTGaatgtaattacaaattaaatattcccaCCTTTAAAATCAGCTAATGGTATCTCATTAGATTGATGGCCTgatatttcttcctttttactttctatctTTACAGCATTAATCTCacttatatttgtacatacaaCTTCGGATGATTGTGAATTTGTGTTGGACACAGAATTATCTCGAGTCTCAGTCTCAGAAGACAGTAATTCGCTATTATCGTCATTTTGTGTTATCGTTGTAATTTTATGAAGATCATTGTTATCCATATAATTAGTAAGATGATTAAGGTCTTTTTCTAGCATATCCCAATCTTCTTTACTAAGACTAGAAACATGTTGAACAAGAATGGATGTTTCATTTTCCTCACAAATCTTGGGAGATGACGGTGCAGAGTGAACATCTAATATACATTcaatgcattatattattaattgatatatattaccattaattgtgttattaatgttcaatatacatatttttttaccagATGACTTTATAGTTGCTGCATCAGAATCTTTTATTTCACACGATATATTATCAGATGTTGAGTCTGgtgataaagttttattagaTTGTCCGATGATAGTTTCATTGTATGCAACAATTGGGGTTTGACAATTTTGCAAAGGAGTTGACAAAGCCGCTCttatattaaatctctttttacgCCTACCACTACTACTTTGAGGCTCTATAgtagattttttatgatttattgatttctacaaaagataaaattattatgtttaatgtGTACTTTtctgttgataaaaaaaataattaaaaaacattgacAGAGAGAGTTTACCTGAGTTTTATTGCTATTCTTCATTGTTACATTTTCCAGAAAAGACACTTTAGTCACATGAGCATCCTCTAAATTTTCCATCGCAATTGTTTCTCTGTGAAATGCTTTTTCTTGAATATAAGGTCTTAATTTACGTACCTCTTCATTATTCTTTCTATGaactgtaaattaaaaattataaagataaattatttcaaatctttttttagaaatgttaTAGTATTTAGAAACGTGCTAAACTTTGgcagcaaaaataatataaattaatatctattttataataattacctTTATATAAATGTCGATAAACGCTCCATGTATTTGCAAATGTAGCTGTACAGAAAGGACAAGGATAACATAAGCGCTGAGATGTATGCAGTGTTTTCTTATGAACAGTTAATGTTTTCTTTGATGAAAATTTTGCATTACCTGTAAATAAAGACAAAGAAATTACTTAGGttggttaaatattttataattgtcttaaaaaataagaattgttGATTACATATTGTGCAAGCCAAGTTATTTGTAGATAATCTATCTGCTAATAATTCATTCTCTTCATCGCTCATATCCATTTGAACAGCACTATCACTTTTTTCTAATTGATTTTCAAGtgcttgtttttttaatacgatGGTATTCTGATCTGATGTATCTTGTAATTTTGTTAcctgaaaaataatgttacaatCAACATaggaataaaaatgtgtaataatcACATGTGCGATGTAATTCTaggtatacattttattattaatagataataatagataataatagtggtaataaagataaataataaagaataatggATTAATATAACACTTACTTGTTCTTTCATTAAATCTGCAGTATCAACGACTGTGTTTGATGATTTAACAGTTTGATATACTGCAGAACAGTTTGTGTTTATAGATTCCAAATAAATATGTTGATTATCTAGAGTGTTAGAAATTGTGTCTCTTAGTTCACTGGAGACATTactattcatattttcttctctttttttgttgAGCATATTTATTACAGTACTGAGATCTTTTTTATGTGATTCTTTTGTTACTTGACTCCTAAGTATTCTATCATTCTTGATGTTGTCTTTAATTATTGTCCGCTCCGTCTTACACATTTGGATTATTGATTCTTTACTAGAGTgctaaaaaattgcaaaaattgtcATACATATGATAAGATAACAGAAATGACAATATATAAACGAGTGATATTATCTACTTACCAAATTATGATTGTGCAATACATTTCTATGaagtgtaatattaaatttattcttgcaATATACTCTTTTATGAGATatcaaatttacaatactCCTGAATAAGCTGTGACAAGTACGGCactcgtatataatattgcattcaTAGGATAAGATAGATTTAACCTCGTCAGTGCCATTCTCTAGGAGCTTACTAACTTGGCAAAGATCAGATACAC
This sequence is a window from Anoplolepis gracilipes chromosome 10, ASM4749672v1, whole genome shotgun sequence. Protein-coding genes within it:
- the LOC140670469 gene encoding uncharacterized protein — its product is MKSIQTKGKSKKKNEKFGKVKLSSKDTNSTISPDLSNLQKPIDTSVSDLCQVSKLLENGTDEVKSILSYECNIIYECRTCHSLFRSIVNLISHKRVYCKNKFNITLHRNVLHNHNLHSSKESIIQMCKTERTIIKDNIKNDRILRSQVTKESHKKDLSTVINMLNKKREENMNSNVSSELRDTISNTLDNQHIYLESINTNCSAVYQTVKSSNTVVDTADLMKEQVTKLQDTSDQNTIVLKKQALENQLEKSDSAVQMDMSDEENELLADRLSTNNLACTICNAKFSSKKTLTVHKKTLHTSQRLCYPCPFCTATFANTWSVYRHLYKVHRKNNEEVRKLRPYIQEKAFHRETIAMENLEDAHVTKVSFLENVTMKNSNKTQKSINHKKSTIEPQSSSGRRKKRFNIRAALSTPLQNCQTPIVAYNETIIGQSNKTLSPDSTSDNISCEIKDSDAATIKSSDVHSAPSSPKICEENETSILVQHVSSLSKEDWDMLEKDLNHLTNYMDNNDLHKITTITQNDDNSELLSSETETRDNSVSNTNSQSSEVVCTNISEINAVKIESKKEEISGHQSNEIPLADFKEKDVIEVQEDNSKLPSSVQSNEKSQTLLMEKIATIANFQKLQCLLCKRKFTSMPNLRRHMAIHIGWNRYRCKLCDFKCFVKCDCVAHCNKIHNAQNNRAIIADLVIEIPQNEYTCNENIVLDVVNASREEKVNDPNIMDLTASSCQSKIPADLNNSNIVVQNEVTTTNKHTQQESNKNVENQDIAEEESNKTVIVDTLPNLVEYMMNNGFEKLDAHPDLKRMVMEVIFGSSDTNAIAQTDSDKSAKAESDARECINDNENSSAPIKEVKEASCSMSEVSSTLDNLKHQRPIRNRMKPLNNDFIYDLKETAFRKECALFNDPGTLHMRKKAKLYN